From Scatophagus argus isolate fScaArg1 chromosome 2, fScaArg1.pri, whole genome shotgun sequence:
CTTGTATCTACTGTATATTATAACgatgaaaaaataatcagcaaaattAACAGTCATAGAAACACCTTTTGGTATTTGTGTAAAACATGTGGATAATCAAAAGCAGGTGGAGCATATTTCTCATGTAACACTAAAATCATACGCTGTGTATTCTGAGTACAACTGAGTATGCTTCAAGGCAGGCGTATACTGTGAATGATGTAATACTGTGCTGTAAATCCTTCGTTATTCTCCACCCCCTTCCACACATTTTTGCTTCCCTTAACCATCctgtttaaagaaatatttgataAAAGCTCTGGGAAATACTTTCAGAAGTCTCTGGAGAGCCTCATTCGCTTTCAGTGCATTTAAGTATTTGAAGGGAAGTGCATGTAGTTCTGTCACCTCCTCTGTAATACCGTCAAAAAGTTTAAACAGCTTCAATAAGATATCTCGTTTTGTTCTGCAAAAATGGTCCCACGTCTTCATTTACTTGTAACGCTGCCAGGAAATTTCCAATAGACAGTTTCTTGCCAGAGTGGAATATTCTTCACCAGGCCAAGTCCTCACACATGGCTACTCCCATTTGTGATTGTGTCAAGGCCGTCGGTGGACAAGGCGGAGGACGGACGGGGCCGGGGGCCGACAGGAGTGGCTGGCTGTGGGTGGCTGACCTGTGAGACCATATCATCAGATTCCCAGCGCTCCAGTTCCTCCCTCACCAGCCTCTCCATCTGCTCCCTGTGGGCGTCTGTGTCCCGTCCAAGACGTTCAtcctgacagacaaaaacagattaacttgtatgtgtttacatgcacataGGAAACAAGGTTACACAGGATATATGACAACATGCACTGTGGCAAAGTTTATGTGCGTGCGCATCAGAGGGCTTGCAAGTTTACAAATGGGCCAAATGTTCAGCAGTATCTCACAGAGGCCATGTCATTTGCATCTTGGTTTTAGTCAGACTCTAATTTTGAATGCAAGAATGCATGGCTAAGCATAATTTTCTCTCACTTCATTCTGTCACTCTTTCCACTGTGATAGTTTCCCTGCCTGAAGTCTTTTTTGTGCCCATACATAAACGTAAAAAATCCTTACATGGCAAGCTGCAGGATGAAACTTGCTAAGgaaatttttgtgtttttcctgtaaGACATTTAGGAAGTCAGATTATTGCAGAAAGCTGTAGCTGTGGCTGTAACCTAGTTAATTCAGCCTGCAATGACACATTTTGGCCACatggagcagcagagacaggcTGTAAATGTGGTAACCTTTCAAGGTTATACTGAAAACTTGTAATCAGTTGCATTATTACTTTACTTGGAGTCAGATTTCTGACTACTTCATGAATATCAAGTCCAAAACAAAATTCCCTGTctttttttagctctgtttcAGGTCACTTCCCAATTATTCAGataaatatctgtctctttagctgctaaatgctcaaTTACATttaccagctagttgctaactgtgtctgtctgttaactgttaactgtAGATTGTTCACTATGAGCCACCCCTTCCACATACAGATTACCCATTTGATAATATAAATATGATCGGttgataatataaatatattcattatAGCATGTAAAGGCACTGTGTATCCACTGCAGCTCACCTCCATAACTCCATCCAGCAGTCTCCCCAGCACATCTCTCCTTTTGAGTTTAGCTCTCTCCATGGCTTCCAGCTTCACAATCACAGCATCTATCTTGGACACTATGCTGCCAATTGAGTGCTCCATCCTGTCCACGCGTCTTACCAGCCTGAGAAACAGagagtgttgttgttgtttttgtttgtttgtttgtttgtttaaagggGGACCTCAAAGTAATATCGCCGTGCCAATATTATGACTGAAAATTTGCTCTTTTTAGTtgataatacatttttaataactttGATTGCTGGACAGCtcaacagacaaacaagcaaTCTGAGGATGCCAAATTGACATATGTGAAAACGTGATGGGAATTTTACAcaattttctgtatttttacataccAAACAATGTTGTagtctaaaatgtattttagttttCATGCACCCTCAGCTTCACCCATACTTCAGTGTCACCAAACTTCACAACCACCGAGAATCGGTATAAACTTGACTTTAGTCAAAAAGCGCATCTATGATTATGGCCATCACTGATTAATCTGCACGTAAGTTATAGAATATCAATAATAAAGGCTGCGTACACTTGAAACTCTTCATATGAGACACCCCCTGAGCTGCTGCCACGACGACGAGAGCTGTGGCCGCTATCCtcgtcatcatcctcctccGAGTCGTCCTGGGTGCGAGGGAAGCTCCGACCACTGCTGGGTCTAGTCAGTGAATTGCGTTCCAGATCCAAGTCCTCCTGGCATAcgagcagaaacacactgaacatCTGACACTACTATCAGGATCAACAGCTAAAACCATCAGCTTTTGTTTAACAAATGGAAGAAACTGTTGGCATcatcactcactctctctttctccaggtCGTCTCTCATTTGCTGGTGTTCATGCTCTGTCAGCTCCTGGTCACCATCTTGATCATATTTGGCAAAAATGGCCTGAATCTCTGCATCTGTGTGGCCCTTTctgaacaaagaacaaacaaaacatagtCAGCACAGGCTGAtatttacaaacaaaaacactgaaacaacatcATAACAGTTCATAGCTTTTAGGATCCTTTGCGGTTTTGTTCACCCTTTAAGATCCTGGCGGAGCACATCAAAGTTTAGTTTGCCCCCGGCCTGACGCAAACTGTCAGAGATGTCATCTACTGCCGTCTTCTTCAGTCTCAACTTCAACAAAGCTTTGTTACAACCCTATGAGAGAGAAATTACATTTGGACTTACCTGAGCAAGTCAGTTGcataaagaaaaacatactGTGATTATTCATTAATATGTCACTATGGATCCCCAGAACATATAGTACAAAGAGTATATTATAGCTCCACCATTGCTCCTCAGTGCAATTATTTTCCGTTACAGCCAATGTTGTATTTCTGCCTTCTCCTCTACACTCTGCATCCCTACTATGGCTCAGCAAAGATTTGAGATGGGTGAAGATTTATCTcgtatgtttgttttgtttagccCAGGCGTGGCAAAAAATAGCATGCATAAGACATGGTTTATTACAGTCTAAGGAGGTAAATAAACTACACTCCTGCAAACATAAACTGGCATGTTCACAAGATGAGATGCTACCTAAATGAAGCCACTACGTATGCACCACAAGATTTGGAGCTGACaaattttatcattattttggtGTGCTACCTGAAAGATCAGGCACAAAGGCACTCCACAAACACCTTTCATGGGAGAAAACctgacatttttaatattctttGAAATTTTCTAATATCTTTTCTCATAACATTTTTCAAGTATCTGGATCTCTAAGAAAATACAGCCAGAAccaaaaattacaaaacatgGATTAGCTTCTGGAGAAAAGCTATACACTCCCTTAGCTCATTACTGGAACGGCGACGAGTGTTGATTTAATAGAAATCTAGCAagccaaaataaatgaaacatgtcGTTCGGTACCTTCTTGATGAGGTCAGTCATTTCCATTTCAGACCTTTGCTGGGACATGTCAGCCTTCACCTCAGAGTATGTGTCATTGATGATTGCCAGGAACATGttctgcacagaaaataaaaagtattcagTGAGGGGCATATGTAAACATGAACAAACTTAATACTCCAACCCAACAGGCTTGACTTTCCTACTCACCatgagaataaagaaaatgaagaatacaAAGGTTGTAAAGTAGATCGGTCCGAAGACTGGATTCGCCTCCTCTATTTCTGAGAACTCAAAGTCTCCGAGAATGATTCGAAACTGGGTGAAACtacacacagagcaaaacatttttaaaccacATGAAACGTCAGTTGTTAGAGTTGTTTGTACATTTGTAGACTATACTTTGAATGCTCTCACATGCTGGCTTGGAAAGTGCTGAAATCGTTGACTTGGGTTCCAAACACCAAGTAGGCTAGCTGGGCATACGCcaggaagatgatgaagaacaTGATGGCAAAACCCACAAGGTCCTTGGCGCAGCGAGACATGGTGCTGGAGAGCTGACTCATGGTCTTATTGAAGTTAATGAACTTAAAAAGCtgagaaaatcaaagaaaaaaaattatgaatcTTTAAGTTCCACTGCAGTAATTTTGTACTGATCATGTGTGGGAAAGGGAAAAAGATTATTACCTTGACccaggaaaaaaagacaatgatTGCAGCAACGTTGTTGAACTGGACCTGCAGGTTGGCCAAAGACTCAAAGCTGGGGTGAGCAGTATGGTTCTCCAGTAGGCTTTTGAGAAGATTGCCAACCATGGCCGTTCTGGTTATGTTCATGATAATAGCAACAGCACTCAGctgagaaaagagcagagagagtaaACAACAAACTCAGTCAATCTCGTTGAAATGACTTTAATAATCCTCAGTATGGCTTCAATACACACCACAACAATGAGAACATCGAGACAGTTCCACAGGCTCTTGAAGTAATGCAGGCGGTGGATACGGATCTCCAGTACTTCCTCCACAATGTAGTAAAGGATGAATAGGCAGAATGCTACTTCGCACAGACCAACAAAGTAGTCCCAGCTGGACACATATCGTATCAGACGCACGGTTTGGAACTGCCAGGAGGTCACCACCCCACCAGTGGCAGGGAACTCCACCAACAACCTGACAAATATATCAAATTACACTGATTGTTAATATTCATACAATGGTAGCTACAAGTAGTAGTTAGATTAATCGATTTAACAGCAAAGTTGATTATCAATCAACGTTTAATCAATGTATAATCACACTTATCAAGACAAACTATCAAAACATTCGCTGCTTCTGGTTCTCCAGAGTGGGGATTTGTGCCTTTTCACTGTATCATATGGTTAtaaatttaatatatttgtatgtaGAAACGTTCATCAAATGGAAAAGTAATGTTAAgctttcaccttttctttttcactatTTTCCAATGTTTTTTCAACAGATCAATCGAAGAATAAGTGAAAAATTACCAACAAATTTGAGAGTAATGAGGAACGAGGGAAAAAAaccatacatacatatatatatatatatatatatattgttatatactatattgtattgtatattgttgtatattgtattgtattgtatatatattgtttcaaacaataaatctgaaagaaagaaataatcatTAGTCACGGCCCTAGATAACATTGTCCATtttgcctctgtctctctccctgtatgGACTAATAATTTTTACCTGGCGATGCAGAAGAGGTTAATGTTCCCGTTGTAGACGGAAAAGTCAAGAAACACAGCTCTGGTGCCTCTGTCCAGCCACAAGTGGTCTTTGAGAAACTGTAGTTGGATCGCTGACTCCTCTTTCGTACGAGACAGGTCTTGGTAGTATCCACCGCCTCCGTATTTTGATACCTGACCCCAATAACTACTCCCATTCATCTCACTCTCTGTGGTGTAGACCCACCTGAGAGACACCAGAGAGAAATGACTTAGGATATGGGCATTTGTTGGTATAATACAAATATAACAGCTGTAGGCTCCTTATGGACTTACGCAGTTCCATTCTTCGGGCCAAAGGAGGTGGTGTCCTCATTCGCTGGAGTGTACATGTTGTAGCATTCCTGAACCTCGTCTCTCAGATCTTCGTGGACGGAACAGGACTCATTGCGGACTTTGACCTGCCGGAGCCGCGGCACCCCCAGGAGGAGGTTCTCATAGTAGATGAGACTCTGATTCTCTGGCAGGCTCTTGTTGTTGTACCACACCTCCCAGTACATGCCATTGAGGAAAGGTCCCTCTGTGAACTACGAGGGTAGAACAGTCAGGATTATGATCCAGTAGAGGCCAGAGGGAGGCATTTCCCAAGTATGCCTGCATGAAAAATCACCAATGTATTCTATTTCATGGCATTATAAATTCTGAGATTCCCAAACTTTTGCTtattaagcttttttttaattataatagtagtttgacatttttgggtAATTACTTTCTTGTTACAGGGTCAATACTACTCTCATGTCTGCCCAGTAAATATGTAACTAATGCCAAGAGAAATCCACCCTACCTGTTTTGAAGCTCACAAACTGGGTGATgataggtggattttgttaccttttagGAGAACCAGACTGGCTGTTTCATCTtttacagtctttatgctaagttaagGTAACAGCCTGCTGGATATGGGcttatatttaaaatacagaTATAAGAGTGGTTTCGATTTTCTCACCCAGCTCACGGCAACAAAACGAATAAGTGTATTTTTCCTAAATGTCCAACCTTTAAATACTTGCATTTAACCTATGTGTGCAGGGGCTTCCTACCTTgatgacaaaaaacacagacatttcaGTCAGTCTGACCAAAGAtgagaagcaaaacaaagattAATTTTTCACTTCACCTTCCAAAAATCTTCCATAGTTGAGAGGCCTCTAAAAGTGGAAGGGTCCCCGGCAGACAACGGTGTGTCCAGGAAAAGCTGAGACATGACTTTGGTATAGTAGTACATATTGGCACTCACCATCCCATAGGTCACTGCAAAGCAAATCACAATTTAACATAAGTAATATTAGCACATAACAAGCCCTTGTTAAAACATAGAATACCAAACAGGAGTCAAAATTAACACAATCAACATTTATGTTTCCATCCATGACCCAGTAAAGGCATGATGAGCACAAGAATAAACTCAAAATTAGATTAAACTTAATTTTGTTTCATCTATGCATTAATATTATCTGTAGCTTCCAGTATTCATCAGAGGGTAGCTCTGGAAAATGCGTTTAATAGTCAAGCTCTGCCTGGCAGAATATGCCTTGATCCAGTCTGCCAGGAAGTCATTTCCTGATCCACCCTAAACCACAGTTTGGCATTTTTCATTGCAGcaaaaagagagcagagaaactTCCCCATTCACTTTTCTCATCACACACAATTTAAATGTGGGCTTTGCATCAATTTGTTTACCATCCCAAAAGGCGACTATCAAATTCATGCATGCTTATATCTTAAGCCCACTGACATGTGTCAGAGATTAGACCATTAAGCAAATATTATGGGCTTGGAAAATAACTTTTCAGCTAGAAGAAAGATGCCCAGACCTGCATACgttaaactgcattttatgaGTCACTTCAATAATTAATAGCAATAATTAGATCAATAATTAGTTCTTTTCAGTCCAGGAAAAGCGTTCAGGACACAAGCATTTACTTTATGTTATGAGGTACATATTTTGGGCATGTTCCCTAAACCATGCaaacataaatgtttttgcTGATAACCAAATTGTTTGGGTACTACTAATTATGGTAGTATACTTTTTTGTAGGTACTCTCAGAGAAATTGGTACTTTATTGTACTGTAATTATGCAACAGGTACAGAATACCATTGCTTTAgacttcacagagaaaaaaataattgaataataagacttgttttgtttcctaATCTTTCTGGAGCTGTCACACCACCATGAACAATTTGTGTACATAAACATAGTTGATCCAGTatgagaaactttttttttagcaattctgctgacatattttcagtgtgaaaacacTACATACTCCAAAAACCTGATTAAAATTGGCATATAGAATAGGACTGGGAGCCAGTTTAATGAACATCATGAGGCGCCAGTAGCACTTTTCCAATAGTTAGTTACTCACTTTATATGTCGGCAGCCCAACTGAGTAAGGATTGTCTAAACATTCATCAGTTTCaatggaaaatgagaaagagaaatctGATTCctgtaaaattttgttttttaaaaagagactgaaaactCTAGTACTCgcttaaaacaaacaagtgatTTCTGAAGGATATGCTGCCAAAAACGTATGCACAAATATGCAATACGTCATTTTTGTATATCAGTGTTTACTTACAGATACAAATAGTGACGAGGAATGTGATATATGTGAGCATCTCCCTCAGTACGTTCCTGAGGTACCTTTCTCGACTGCTGTCACTGTCCTCCATCAGCTCTGTCCCCCACAGAACTGCAGAGAAAAGCAGTATTTCAAGAGGACGCCATCAGCATATGCACAGTATGTATGCAGAGGGACAAGAGAACATAAATGTTGGGGTCAAACTTAAAGCTGCAATATGTTCAGCATTAGCTATGGAGCTGGAAAGATTGGGAGTGCATTGactataatataaatattagaCCACAGACCCCATTTTGATAAAAATTATTGTCCACTTCCAGAACATTATCCAGTCCAGTTATCTTGATTAACTGGACTGTCTCCTTCATTTTACAGGGATTTGTTTTACCAATTTTATTATGGTCCTATTAATGTCACTTCAGTTCTCTATTTGATATCtcatgttattttgttgtttaattgtCGATTTCAATCATGATGGGTTAAAgagtagtaaaaataaagactttaaatGAGTGACATCACCAAATACAAATCTGCTTTGTAATTCCTGATAAATGTCACAGGACTGAACCGTAACTACCACTTTATCTATGAAATATTCCGTCATGAGCACAAAGAGACTGACTAACTTCTGATTTTTTGGAGTATTTGCTTCATACAGCTGCGCTGCTCATGTCGGTCCTGCTGCTGGACATCCACAGTCGGGGTCGGGTAGAGTCCTCCTCGGGAGATGTGGGTGCTGCTGCCCCCGCCGGGGTAGCTGCCCAGgccgctgctgcagctgctgctggaggccgTGGACGCCGACCTCCTCCCGGGACTCGCTGGAGGCCAGTCGGCTTCCATAATCTCCTCTTCAGGCTCAAACCCCGGGTTATCCCGACTCCATGCTTGTCTCGACGGAGGGGACGGGGTGCCTATCACTCCCCCGAGACCCACGTCTTGATGCTGGATGTTCTCCATCTCTATTCCTTCGCTTGAGTCAAGCCTGTGGGGCAACCTGCCAGCCTGGCTCTGCGGTAGCTGCTGCGGTCTGACTCGGGACGAACTCATGGTCCAGTTGGATGTCTTTTATCGGGTGCGGGGCATCTGAAAAAGTTAGACGTTGTGTAAAAAACGCAAAAACCTCCTATAAAAGTTTATAACGGCTGGAGCATTTCGGGCTTCACAGATACTCAAGAAACGCCTACAAACCAAAGCAGGCAGACTGGGAAAATGGCCAAATAACTGAACAATCTAGAGAAATAATTCGTAACGCTGTATTTGAAGGTCACAGCAGAGACATTTAAACAACGGTGTCCTGCTCCTCGAAGCCAGCGTCAGTTGCTTTCACTCtcatcaaaccgttaagaaaACTTTCCTTGTGAAAACATCAAGCGATCTTCCAATCCGTCTCAAAAACAATTTCCGTCGTTATAAACAGATGcctttaaagcttttaaagttGTTACCTAACAAGCTATTATCTCCATGAAACTGACGGTCGCATCAAAATGCCGTGTTTATATGAAGTGAGAAAGGTACTTTTCTCGCCCCAGGACAGCCATCTTGTTCTCGAGCTGTTCCTCCACAAAAACTCTCGATCCTATTTGTGCGGGACTCAGATTACATTAGAAGTCATGGCGTCGCAGCAAAGGATGGAAACACCTCTCGtggaaaacattttgctttgccGAAATATCCAGGGGGGGGCAagtttttaatgaaatgctTTCTCAAATGAACCGTTTTGACTTTCCACCTTGTAAAGACTGGACTGGtttggggttgtttttgtttattcgTAAAGATCAGAATTCAGTTACCCAAACTTCTAATTTTCCGTTAAAACTTTTCTCTacggttgttttttttttaactctttatgaaaatcaataaaCCCTCTAACTGTTTGATAATGTGAAACACAGTATTTAGATGAATACAGAAGTTACATAATCTCTGTGTTTGGGTCTGTGGTTGCTATGACAACAAGCAGAGTTTGACTGTAACTATGGCAAGTATCCTACAATTTACTCAAATACCGTGGACCTACTCAAGTAACATTGTAGAACAAGTCTCTCTAGCTGGTCTGAATGAAGTGCTGTAGTGAAACCTACAACCTGACACTCTTTTACAAGTGCCTCTATGTTTTGTTAATTCTAGATCTATAGTTTCTGTGATATTCATATTGACGTTGACATGATTTTTACATGAATTCCTCAAAACCACATACCACATCAGTAAATACATATTAAACGTTTTCTTAAATTAATGGTTTGAATTTACAGCTTTTAATGATTGGACTACTTTgagattgtttttgttgattcATTAAGATCAGAATTTAGTTCCTTAAAGTTCAGTTCTctaaagttgttgttttgggttttattttattttttttttttgaatgacaatcaataaacatttcagctgtttaataATGTCATTTAATTGAATGCAGAAGTTTCATTTATCTGAGAGTTTCCAGTTTAATGATGATGTATAGGCCTATTATTATAGAGTAAGCTAACCAGCAGTATGAAGTAGTTAAAACTAGCATCATCTCTACCACCTGCAACAACGAACTAGTCATAACTCAGTAATAAAATATAGGCTATATGAATCTGAAATGGGCCCTTCTTCCATGAAAAGTAAACATCTTGTAACTTTAGCACTTAAGGTATATTCTGatgcttttttatttaagtaaagtgtctgaatacttcttcTCACAATCAAATACTTGGCTAAGAGAAGCTCATTGTTTAGAATCACATTTAATGAATCAGTCTGTATCGTATTTTTTCCATATGTGACTCTTGATTTTCAtcagagcaacaaaaacatgaccaGATGTGTTTCTGTTATGGTTTTCAAATTGAAGACTTTTCATTACATTGGATGTTAGAATTCCCTTTTCCATTACTTATGTCTGCTCTACCTTAAGTATAAGGCACAAAGCTTGTTTGACCACTTGATGGCGCTGAATATCCATACTTTTTAAAGCTGGATCACACAAGTTGCATCGCCATACTTAAATTTAGGTATATTTTGTATCAAAGCACGCTGTCACACTAGTAAATGCAATGGGACAACAGACTCAACGGTGATCCATCACCTTGACATTCTTCTGGAATAGAGTGAAATTTCTCattaatgttgtaatgttgtgGTCATCTCATGTGATGGGATGGCCTATACAGCTCGGTATTCTTACCTGTATCTCTACATTTTGTTAATTCTAGATCCTAATGCGTTTCTGTAATGATCATACTGGCATTTAGAGTTTTACAAGTATTTCTGAAAACCACATGCCACATAAGTGACATGTAGGGCTATTTGAATGAAATATACACACTGCATTCAAagcaagagaaacacaaaattaacatcacaagatattttactttatacttttaacAGGAATTATTCTCCTCTGAGAACTCAggatttcagattttattttgaaaggaaaagatAGACTAAAACTTGCCagctaattaaaacataaaccCTACTATTTCTTTTGTTAACATTAGATGATTACATGGGGGGCTGCCGTGGCCTTGACGTTGGAGAAGCAGtagtggtggagtgattaatgagaaaaaatgcTTCACCCCCTCCtttagctggctgatgtgcccttgagcaaggcacttaaccccccatTTTTTGCTCCCTGTGCACTTgatagtggcagcccactgcttctgtgtgtttcactgcatgtaatttgctgggtgttgtatgtgtgttcaactaaggatgggttaaatgcagaagacaaattcagtgtaaaatatatacgctgccaataaagtgattcttaaaTAAAGTGCATGTGTACGATTTTAAACTGTGCCAGCAGCGAAAATCCAGTCCAGTCCACCACTAAAGCTGTCCCTTTCACTGACTCATACTCAGGCATTTCATCCTATCAAAATTTTACAATCCCCTACGTGCTTCCTCAAAATtcatgttgttgtatttttttgtcttaGAAGTTAATCTGTCGACTTAAATCAAATACGCAGATTGTAtgtgtttttggtatttgtttttaacagaacTGATTTTGGGAATTGCAGTCTAAGCCCAATCGCACAGATGAATAATAAGCAGCAGCTTCccataaaatacaatataagtGTGATTATCAACCTTATTAAAGTTATGTGCAAGAAGGGTTTTAGGATGGCATTAATAGAACGTTTGGTGGGCGGGGCTAATTGTTTTACGTCACAATTTATGTTGCCTAGtgtatctcaaggaaattcaatcgaatgcaactggacttagttatttgtctttgaagacgtttcacctctcatccaagaggcttcatcagttcatgctcactgaactgatgaagcctcttggatgagaggtgaaacgtcttcaaagacaaataactaagtccagttgcattcgattgaatttccttgagataaccatgacctggatgaatgagaatattcacaggcttattgcCTAGTGTAAACAGTCCATTGGCTGAATCACTGTGATGGGGGTTCCCTGCCCCAGATTGCAGGGGTAAAACAATAAATAGACGCTATCACTTTAAAATTTCAATCTCTGGCACAGCAGAGATCATAAACTTTAGGTAGTAGAGTGTGAGAAATATTATAACATTCACTTGAGGTATTCTCTATTGCAGAACAGTTTACAGTCGGTTACTCGTAgttatttattacaaataatTCTGTCTACATAGATAGGTCTTTCACAAGGTAAGTTAGCCATCCTCCAAGCTAAGTCGGCTATGAGACGGCTGAAAAGCTAACGTTAACCATagcagctaacgttagctgcaTTGTCTAGTGAAAACCACGGCTATGCGGTAGACGGGCAGTATGTATTCAAAGTTGCCAACTCTGTGTCGCTACTGTACAGAGTGCCCATTCGAACTGTCTGGTTAAAAATCATGCTACTCGACTAAATTTACCtgcctttcttttgttttcttttagctATCATAGCACTGAACTTGTTTCATTGATTAACGTTATGGTTCAACGGTCGGTGTAAGCTGGCAGT
This genomic window contains:
- the pkd2 gene encoding polycystin-2 isoform X1; this translates as MSSSRVRPQQLPQSQAGRLPHRLDSSEGIEMENIQHQDVGLGGVIGTPSPPSRQAWSRDNPGFEPEEEIMEADWPPASPGRRSASTASSSSCSSGLGSYPGGGSSTHISRGGLYPTPTVDVQQQDRHEQRSCMKQILQKIRILWGTELMEDSDSSRERYLRNVLREMLTYITFLVTICILTYGMVSANMYYYTKVMSQLFLDTPLSAGDPSTFRGLSTMEDFWKFTEGPFLNGMYWEVWYNNKSLPENQSLIYYENLLLGVPRLRQVKVRNESCSVHEDLRDEVQECYNMYTPANEDTTSFGPKNGTAWVYTTESEMNGSSYWGQVSKYGGGGYYQDLSRTKEESAIQLQFLKDHLWLDRGTRAVFLDFSVYNGNINLFCIARLLVEFPATGGVVTSWQFQTVRLIRYVSSWDYFVGLCEVAFCLFILYYIVEEVLEIRIHRLHYFKSLWNCLDVLIVVLSAVAIIMNITRTAMVGNLLKSLLENHTAHPSFESLANLQVQFNNVAAIIVFFSWVKLFKFINFNKTMSQLSSTMSRCAKDLVGFAIMFFIIFLAYAQLAYLVFGTQVNDFSTFQASIFTQFRIILGDFEFSEIEEANPVFGPIYFTTFVFFIFFILMNMFLAIINDTYSEVKADMSQQRSEMEMTDLIKKGCNKALLKLRLKKTAVDDISDSLRQAGGKLNFDVLRQDLKGKGHTDAEIQAIFAKYDQDGDQELTEHEHQQMRDDLEKEREDLDLERNSLTRPSSGRSFPRTQDDSEEDDDEDSGHSSRRRGSSSGGVSYEEFQVLVRRVDRMEHSIGSIVSKIDAVIVKLEAMERAKLKRRDVLGRLLDGVMEDERLGRDTDAHREQMERLVREELERWESDDMVSQVSHPQPATPVGPRPRPSSALSTDGLDTITNGSSHV
- the pkd2 gene encoding polycystin-2 isoform X2 gives rise to the protein MSSSRVRPQQLPQSQAGRLPHRLDSSEGIEMENIQHQDVGLGGVIGTPSPPSRQAWSRDNPGFEPEEEIMEADWPPASPGRRSASTASSSSCSSGLGSYPGGGSSTHISRGGLYPTPTVDVQQQDRHEQRSCMKQILQKIRILWGTELMEDSDSSRERYLRNVLREMLTYITFLVTICILTYGMVSANMYYYTKVMSQLFLDTPLSAGDPSTFRGLSTMEDFWKFTEGPFLNGMYWEVWYNNKSLPENQSLIYYENLLLGVPRLRQVKVRNESCSVHEDLRDEVQECYNMYTPANEDTTSFGPKNGTAWVYTTESEMNGSSYWGQVSKYGGGGYYQDLSRTKEESAIQLQFLKDHLWLDRGTRAVFLDFSVYNGNINLFCIARLLVEFPATGGVVTSWQFQTVRLIRYVSSWDYFVGLCEVAFCLFILYYIVEEVLEIRIHRLHYFKSLWNCLDVLIVVLSAVAIIMNITRTAMVGNLLKSLLENHTAHPSFESLANLQVQFNNVAAIIVFFSWVKLFKFINFNKTMSQLSSTMSRCAKDLVGFAIMFFIIFLAYAQLAYLVFGTQVNDFSTFQASIFTQFRIILGDFEFSEIEEANPVFGPIYFTTFVFFIFFILMNMFLAIINDTYSEVKADMSQQRSEMEMTDLIKKGCNKALLKLRLKKTAVDDISDSLRQAGGKLNFDVLRQDLKGKGHTDAEIQAIFAKYDQDGDQELTEHEHQQMRDDLEKERDLDLERNSLTRPSSGRSFPRTQDDSEEDDDEDSGHSSRRRGSSSGGVSYEEFQVLVRRVDRMEHSIGSIVSKIDAVIVKLEAMERAKLKRRDVLGRLLDGVMEDERLGRDTDAHREQMERLVREELERWESDDMVSQVSHPQPATPVGPRPRPSSALSTDGLDTITNGSSHV